Sequence from the Scyliorhinus canicula chromosome 7, sScyCan1.1, whole genome shotgun sequence genome:
cctcgactccctgagagccatggcaagaggctctattgccagcgcaaaaagcaagggggacagggggcacctctgcctcgtcccacggtggagcctgaagtactcgtccctcctcccatttgtcgctacactcgccatcggggcctcgtacagcaacctcacccatttaataaaccccaccccaaacccgaacctttccaactcctcccacaagtacccccactcaaccctgtcaaaggccttctccgcatccaatgccaccacaatctccgcctctccttctgctgccggcatcattatcacatttagcagccttcgcacgttagtgttcagctgcctccccttcacaaaacccatctgatcttcatgtatcacccccggcacacagtcctctattctagtggccaagatcttcgccagcaacttggcgtctacattcagcaatgaaatcggcctgtatgaaccgcactgcaaggggtccttatcacgcttcaggatcagggagattagtgcccgagacatcgtcgtgggcagaacacccccctcccatgcctcgttaaaggccctgaccaacaggggccccagcaggtccgcatatttcttacaaaattcaaccgggaacccatccggtcccggcgccttccccgactgcatgtggccaatcccactgaccagctcctccaactcgatcggcgcccccagtccctccacctgctcctcctgcgcccttggaaatcggagcctgtccaaaaaattctccattccccctcccaccgccggcggctccgaccggtacagttccctatagaagtccctaaagacctcattgacctctgctccctgccgcaccacattcccatctctatccttcactccaccaatctctctagccgcgtcccgcttacgcagctggtgcgccagcatcctgctcgccttctctccatactcatagaccgctccctgcgccttcctccactgtgtctctgcctttctggtggtcaatatatcaaacttggcctgcaagctacgctgttcccccagcaatccctcctccggggcctccgcgtacctcctatccacactcaacagctcctccgccagtctctccctctccctcctctccctatgggcacggatggagatcagctcccccctaatcgctgccttcagagcctcccacaccatccccacctggacctcaccagtatcattgacctcgagctacctctcgatacatccccgaaccctcctacacacctcatcagccaacaaccccacgtccagacgccaaagcgggcgctggtcccgcgcctcccccatctccagatccacccaatgcggagcatggtccgaaatcgcaaaaGCCGAATAtttggcctcctccaccctcgggaccagtcccctgctcagaacaaagaaatcaatgggggattaaaccctgtgcacatgggagaaaaaggaatactctcgagccctcggcctcccgaacctccagggatccactcctcctatctggtccataaaccccctcaataccttggccgccgctggcctcctgcctgtccttgaactagaacaatccagtaggggatccagcaccgtattgaagttccccccccccatgatcaagcccccacctccaggccaggaatgcggcccaacatacgcctcatgaaaccagcatcatcccaatttggggcgtacacattaaccaacaccaccctctccccctgcagcttaccgctcaccatcacatatctgccgccactatcagccacaacctcagacgcctcaaacgccaccctcttccccaccaggatcgccaccccccggttcttcgagtcgagccctgagtggaaaacctgctccacccaccccttcctcagacagacctggtccgccaccttcaggtgggtctcctggagcatggccacgtccgccttcagccccttcagatgcgaaaatacccgggcccgcttaaccggcccattcaaccccctcacgttccatgtaatcagccggatcaggggacatcccgcccccctcccccgtcgactagccataacccatcgactgctcgcccctggccatcacccattcggcccgtttcccacggcgatagaacctcaccccgaccccccccccccgaacacctccctggccaatccagcagcaacccggtatccccccccaggctaggacccctcctagccgcgactctccctccactgtactcccgtgagccagctgacttctgctgcccccggcagctcccgctctaactccgacccctcccgatatgaggtcccccctcctccactgcatcagctcctgggcaccgcttcagcgtgggaaaccccgtctaatagccacgcccctcgccaccagctccaccccctcgtcccgcagcgcgggaaaccagagaaaagcccgcgctttcacactgccccaccccaccaacgcagctcccaaaccgcagtcccaagccaaccaccaactccgtacaaacaaagacacagattaaccacaaaccccagtaccccccttagaacacaaaatcataacccacatcgtccgaaagcgaggaaaaaacaagaacaaacagaataacccgctacagcataaaccatgatacatgaatagaatagaaaaactcccacagcccccaatctctagttcaagtccagcttttcagcctgcacaaaggcccacgcttcctccggggactcaaagtagtgatgtcggtccttgtaggtgacccacaggcgcgcaggcggcaacatgccgaacttcacctgctttccatggagcaccgccttcgtccggttaaacccggctctccgcttggccaactccacactccagtcctggtagatacgcactaccgcattctcccacttactgctcctcaccttcttggcctatCGGAGAACACACCCCCGgtcgctgaaccgatggaaccgcaccagcaccgcccgcgggggttcattcgccttaggccgcctggccagtactctgtgggccccctccagctccagaagcagatggaaggatcctgcccccaccagcgagttcaacatcacggccacataggccggcaggtccaacccctccagcccctcctcgaggcccagtaTCCGCAGGTTCCTCCTCCGTGACCGaacctccatctcctcgaaccgatcttgccactttttatgaagtgcctcgtgtatctccaccttccccacgagggccgaaacttcctcctcgcgctcagaggcctgctgctgcaactcgagtatcgctgcaccctgggttgtctgggtctccagcggTTTActtgtcgtcaccttcagggattccaacaactcccctttcagctccgtgaaatagcgcagaagggccgcctggtgctcctcagcccactgcctccactcctgaggggctccaccggccgccattttgtccaccttcccccgcttttccaggggagctgctgccgtttttctcctcgccccacttcaagtccgaaccataaatcccggggggttttgctccagacccctttatccaccgggaattggcgaatcagcgccgtttggggcccttaaaagagcccacaagtccttttgaagcgggagctgccgaacgtgcggcttagctccgcatagccgcaaccggaagtcttcaGAGCCATGCTattaatatgcaactaacctccaatacctgggatcaacctagtgaaacttctctggactgcctcaatggccagtatatctttcctaaataagggaaccaaaactgttcacagtattccaggtgtgttcTAACCAgttaatgccttgtatagtttttgcAAGACTCTCTAttgttatactccattccctttgaaataaaggctaaaattccatttgccttcctaattactgaaTTTCTGCTGATGTTGCATGGCAGCTTTTCGTGATTTATGCCCGAGGATCCCCAAATCCctgtgtgctgcagctttctgcagtctttctcaatTTAAAGGTGGTATTTACCAACTGTTCACGCCGGGGGTAAATTCTGGTCCCACGCCGTGCACAGATTTTCCGGTGACAAGGGGTGCTCTCAACGGAAAAACCGTTGTAAATGTTGGACCGGTAGATCCCGCTTGCGGGCTGCCTCCCCCACTGATAAACGTGCGGGGTGATCGGAAAATACCATCCTAAATAATATTCAGCGcctttatttttcctaccaaagtgcataactttgcatttttctacattatattccatctgccaagtttttgtccAGTACTCATTTCACCTGTTGATATCCCACTGTAGACACTTCATGtaacctcaccacttgccttcccaccaatttttgtttcatccacaaacttggaaatagtgcattcacttcccttggactgcattcacttcccttgtccaagtcattaacataaattgtaaataattgtggcgtcagcactgatccctgtggcactccactagtttaggctgccatcctgaaatagTTCGATCTTCAAGAGGCAAGAAAATATGAACCTAGACTGTGCAACCAGCTCACAGAATTTTAACCCTTTTGGACAGGTTACCTTTCTGATGAATCTGCCAAGTCCCTTCCCAGGTCGATTTATCCTTTCTGTGGCCAGATCTGACTGCAGTTGGTCTAACCAGAGATTGATATAATTCAGTTCTGAAGAaaccagactcgaaatgttaacgtgtttctctcgccacagatgctgccagatcttgtGAGTTCATGcagcattgtctgtttttattAATGATGTAACTAACATCGCTTCCACCCCTTTCCACTGTAGCCTCTTTAAGATAATGCTCAACATTCCATTAATCTTTTGACTAATTTTGTATCTGCCCATTAACTTTGTGATTTTTGTACTTGGATTCCCTaaatctctgttccttcacagctcctaaTTTCTCATCATTTAGAAAATACTCTGGTCTCTTTTTGTTCTTTCTCTTCTGATTTGAGAGTTCTCCTAGCAGCCCCATTCCATCAAGAATGACAGGAATACACACTTCAGTCTAGGAGAAGCCGCAGGAGGCGTCTACGTCAAAGGGGAGCTTAGGATATGGACGTCAAGTCCAGCAGTGACTGTCTGGGATAAGGAGGGAAATCCTTTCAGATGCAAACACTCTCATTCAGCTCCTTTGAAGTGCCACTGAAAACTAACCACAAGTGAGGATTGATGTATGTTGGCAGCTAATTTCAGGCCCAGGGACACCAGCAGTCAGGATTTCATCTGTTcgaaggagggagggaagttCCCTGCCCCACAATGTGAGGCTGCCTGGGAGCTCCCTATTGAAATGGTAATTGCAAAGAGAGAGCTTTAATCACCAATCAGCATGGTTGTTGAAACTAGTCCTGGCTTGTAACAGGAGCTGGGTCCAGGTCTCTCTCTGTTCTTAATCACTTTTTGAGTGTGGAAGCCAGTAATGGCTCCTCTGAGTCAGCTCACTATATGTTTCACAGTGATTTCCTTGTGCTCTGTCGGACTGTGTGAGCTGCTGGGTTCTCAGGTTCAGGAAAAGGCCTTTCTAAAAGCATTGGGTTTGTGGAGCAGACCCCAGCCCTCTGATCCCAGGCCTGTCCCAGCTCGGTTATGGAAGATGTTCCAGAAGAGATCCACGCCCCTCACCCAGGGTAATTCTGAAGCTGAAGTATGCAGAGTTGAGGAGCTAGGGGTGGATGGAGACACCCTCCGTCACCTCCCCAGTCTCGGTAAGTAAACCTaacaaggggtggggtgggggagagggcttGGACCAGCCAGGGTAGTTCTCTTAATCCAGAGTCAGATTAGCATGTGGTAGTACCATATAGAGTGGCTGAGACAAACTTTATAAATACATTTTGAAGGGAGACtaccactgctgtctcatagagccagggaccaggtttgattcaggccttggttgactgtggaatttgtatgttctccccgtgtctgcatgtgtttcctccagtttcctcccacagtccaagttaggtggggttatggagctaGACCCTCCTTCagaaggtcgatgcagactcaatgggccgaatagcctcctcctacactgtagggaATGGATTATATTGATATGCTGATGGGGTGGGAGGAAGCTCATGAGGGTAAACTGAAGCTGGGTCTCGGAGTTGATTGGGAAGGTTGTGTATATTCTCCGTGATTTCTGCCTGAACAGCAAGTAAAACCCTTAAAGGGAGTCAGACTGTCATCTTGATGGGGGTTGCAGGATGCTCACAGTTCCGTCTGTTTCCTGGCGGGGGTGAGGTGTGAGGTGTCAGTCTGGGGCTGGGAGCGTTGCTTGAGGCTGGAGGAACAAAGGGTTCCGGAGGACCCAATGTGCACATTGAAGGTTGCAGGGCAGATTGAGAGCAAGGTCAACAAAGCATATGGGACCCAAAATAAATTGCTGCTTTAATTACAAAAACAAGTTATATTAAACCTTTCTAAAACGCTAGGTCAGCctcaattggagtattgtgtctagttctgggcaccacactttaggaaggcaatagatagggtgcagaaaagattcacaagaatggtttggggcatgaggaacttcagttacgaaTATAGTTCGGAGAAATAGGGAtacttttccttggagaagagatggttgagaggagatttgatagagcttttcaaaattatggggtcTGCACAGAatagacggggagaaactgttcccattggtggaagggttgAGAGCCAAAGGACACAGATTTTAAAGAGATTTGGAAAAGTAGCAAGGGTGACTTGAAGGAAATCTTTTTCTATGcagatctggaatgcacggcctgagtgtgtgtgtatgtgtggtggtgtggggggcagATTAAACATGCCTTTCAAAACAgatttggatcattatctgaagttGAGGAATTTGTAGGTTTACAGGAAGGTAATGGAGAGGGACTGGGTAAGTTGCTCTTTTCAAGGATCATCACAGATAACCAAGATGATTGGGCTCTTTGGGTGCACTTTTACCAAaatttgtcagagtgtcaggctttgactgaaaactggcatgtatccatccagatgcacAGCCGAGTGTTAAGACCATATGTTCTGGCACTCAGTGCACAGAAAAACTGGGGGCGTGCTTCGCACCGTcactctggtggggtggggcctgatagagctggcaaggctggctccacagagatccgggctccacagagatctacacaatgtagaggagaccacattgggagcagcaaagagAATACAgtagaccagattagattgaaagaagtacaagtgAAACGCTGATTAACCTGAAAGGAATACTTGGTGCCATGaacagtgaggagggaggaggcaaTCACAGTAGGTATAACAcctgtgttatgtaatttggaataatacaagctgccacttgatgcagttttgagtaaaagatgctccagacattgaagtgagttcaatgtgttatatggaactattagcacagttctcaatgagtttgactctctgctaatctaaatgtagtaactcagtctaactgaaccagccttgctctaagccacgtgctggggtgtgatgctgaggatgcaccctgtctcactctgcagATGTTGGTCTGTAGaaggaggtggggtgtgagtgcctcatctcttttatagtgagataccacccctgagtgtcctgactgctcattggtcgtgtcctattctatgtgttcattagctgcatgtttgcatatcatgacaacacctgcccctttaccctcTCCCTCTTCATCCTTCAAAGCTTCTACACTGGGGAgtttaaacacagactgggtgacagcTTGGTGGAACACCTTTCTTTTGCTCTAACACGGGCATTGTCAATGTCGGGTGGGTCGCAGAGCCGACGTCATGACGCTCCCAATTGCGCAAATCCGCGCACAagagccgcagcagccggcttttaataatgccggctgcaagcggccttcaaaatggccacggacATATAaaacaaatgcggccgcactgcacatgcgtgccccgTTGAGcggtcacgcatgcgcagtgtggccgcattttttGAAATCTGCTTGCAgcctttttctaaatttagagtacccaattatttttttccaatttaaggggcaatttagcctggccaatccacctaccctgcacatctttgggttgtgggggcgaaacccacgcaaacactgggagaatgtgcaaactccacacggacagtgacccagagccgggattgaacctgggacctcggcgccgtgaggctgcagggctcacccactgtgccaccgtgctgccctgcttgcaGCGTTTTGGAAAGGCCGCAGCAGCGGCATTGCTAAAAGCAGGCTGCAAAAAGTTTGGGGAGAATGATGTGATTGGatgctttctgaactttgatgctgatgaagtggaagtcTCTTACTCCAAGAATGGTGAGTGATCCAAAGATGGTTTCACTGTAGCTGTAACTTCAACCAAGAGATGTCAACTTTTTTAATCTTGATTTTTGAACATTCCAAAACAACGTGCCTGCAGGTCGTGTTTCGAAGCTTTATTAATTAATGATttttaagtgttttttttttaacctttttttaattgtaatgtttaGGTGAAATGTGATGAACCTCCCAATTTTAGAGGATGAAAACATTTCCAGTTTCTGCATTTTATTTCCTGTAAgttttttatcaaataaaccgccccccaccgaacttgtaaaaaacaaGCCGGCTGCTGAGGCTGTTGCCCGTTAATTTGTGCAATCGGAGACgcagaagattttaaaaaaattctaagtaatcttcctgcctgaagggaggcagagagcaggtcatgctccCCGAACATTGACATCACGTGCTTTGGCGCGATTGTGatttctccattttgtcagcagcaaacaaggtaagagaaaatggtgggttgcgaaggttggtaaaaatgggtccctggaaaaaaagtttgaaaaacacagcaATAACATTGTCCCTCCTTTCAGTTCCGACCAAGCATCCAAGGCTTGATGCGTTAATTCAGTTTCTCTCCTGATAGATGCTGGCATACCTGCTGAGGTTTTTCCTCCATTCTTGCTCAGATGATGAACTCTTTGACCTTCTCTTTTGTCAGGTGGTCCAATCTCCGAACTGGGATCCCTGCCATGGCTGTGCATGCGGACACGACTTTATTTCAATCTGTCGGTGCTGGAAGAAGTGGAAGAACTCACATTTGCACAGTTGGAGCTGACTCTCCTCGGAGACCCTTACCCAATCCCCGGAGCAGCAGCAACCTGCACCCTGTCCATCTGGAAGGCAGGGGAGACCCCCAGCTCCAGGCAGGAACTCATCGCCTCGCAATCCTTCCAGACCTTGCACGGCTCCCTCTACTTCGACCTGACCCGGATCACCAGGGCTTGGAGACGCccgagcagtaaccagggggcattCCTGGAGGTGGGAAGCTCCTCGACGGGGGATGAGCGGGCATCGAGCACAGCCTGCGCTCAGATTGCCCGGGAGCTGCGCGTCTCCCTGTTGGTGGTCACCTTGAATCGGGAAAAATGCAAAGCATCCAGGAAGAAGAGGAGCTCCTTCCAGTTGCCCCTTGCGTTCAGCCGTGTCTGCAAACGAAGGAGGCTCCACATCCAGTTCAAGGATGTAGGCTGGCAACACTGGATCATCGCCCCCCAGGGCTACATGGCTAACTACTGCCATGGCGAGTGCCCCTACCCCCTGAGTGAGAGCCTGAACGGTACCAACCATGCCATTCTGCAAACTCTGGTGCATGCCACTGACCCTGACCACACTCCCCAACCCTGCTGTGTCCCCATTAAACTCTCTCCTATTTCAATGCTTTATTATGATAACAATGACAACGTGGTTTTGAGACATTATGATGATATGGTGGTGGATGAGTGCGGTTGTAGATGAGATCTTCCTATGAATTAAGTTGTTTTTAACTCCTACAGAACTGGTCTCCATCTTTTAGAAATCTTTGTCATTTCTTTCCCTCTCCACACAATAAATGCTTGCTTTCTAACAATGATGCTTTTGTTTTTGGGTGAAGCGTGAAACCTTGGATTGAGCCTTTATTTCCAGAGGCTGACTGAGTGACAATGTTACAGACTTTTCCAACTGGTTTCACTTGGTAGCTTTGACagctgaaccatgttcatttgaatggtcagcatggtagcatggtggttagcataaatgcttcacagctccagggtcccaggttcaattcccggctgggtcactgtctgtgcggagtctgcacgtcctcccagtgtgtgcgtgggtttcctccgggtgctccggtttcctcccacagtccaaagatgtgcaggttaggtggattggccatgctaaattgcccgtagtgtcctaaaaagtaaggttaaagtaaggtttgttgggttacgggtatagggtggatacgtgggtttgagtagggtgatcattgctcggcacaacatcgagggccgaagggcctgttctgtgctgtactgttctatgttcacctgcAGAGCAGATTACGAATATCCTGTGTAACCCTGAACACTCAGATGTATTCTTCTGTGAGACCAGAGACTAATGAGCTCTGTAGAATTTGTTGTAGAGTTACAATTATATTTGGAGGTTCATTTTACTTGGTTTACAGTGAGCCTCAAAATAAACTCTGGCCACATTTCTTCTGCGAAGGAGCTGAACAGTTAATGTAAAGAACCCGCTCAGTGCATTGTTCAAAGTAGGACTCCTGTGCTATGTTTGGAATCAACCTCCTCCTTGTCACCTCTTTGTGATCTAAAGAGAAATGTTTTCAAGTCTCAAGACCTGTAGCATAGATCGTGATTTATATGTCTACTGTTGAAGACTCTTAAAATTCTTTGACAATCGGGAGCCAACTTCTCTGCTGAGTACAAAATGTCCACCATTGGTGTTGGTGCAAGAgggtccatttcttttttttgaattagagtacccaattcacttttttccaattaaggggcaatttaatgtggccaatccacctaccctgcacatctttgggttgtgggagtgaaaaccacgcaaacatggggagaatgtgcaaactccacatggacagtgacccagagctgggatcgaacctgggccctcagcgccatgaggcagcagtgctaaccactgtgccaccttgctgccctcttGGAGAGTCCATTTCTGCTCATCAGTCACGTTCTGCTCTGTTTGGGCATGTCTTAAATTCCTATAAATCTTCTTGGCAACATGGCTGTATCACCTGCTTGATCCAATGCGGTTGCCGTAACCCTAAACAAATCTCTTGAGGAATTGCGGCCAGCTCATGCACGTATAGCTGAGAAATTTGACGGCGGGGGGGTGGATTGACGTGTACACCGAGTAGAGGCCTAAACTTACATTCTGTCGCTGAATAAATGAGGCCATATTATCCAGCAGATTGATTTATATGCTGCATTTTATCGTAGTTATCATTTGAGTTAGATAATAAATCCGCATTGTGCTCCTTTCAATGAAGGCTAACTGAGTGAAGGTTTTCTTGTAGCTTCCCCCCTCAAACTCTGCACCCTAGGGGACAGCAGGATTATGGTAATattgctgccttctccccataatccctgatcaccttattgatcaaaaacctatgtatctctgccttaaagacattcagtgatttggctccacatccttttgaggcaaagagttccacagattcaccaccctctggctgaagaagttcctcttcctctctttttttttaaaggttcgtccctttagtctgagattgtgtcctctgctaagtggaaacatcctctccatgtccactccatccaggccatgcaggatcctgtaagtttcagtaaggtcccccctcatccttctaaactccaacgagtaaagacccagagtcctcaaccgttcctcgtacgacaagctcttcattccagggatcattcttgtgaacttcctctggaccctttccaaggccagcacatctttccttagatatggggcccaaaggcagcacggtggcctagtggttagcacaaccgcctcacggagctgaggtcccaggttcgattccggctctgggtcactgtccgtgtggagtttgcacattctccccgtgtctgcgtgagtttcgccccacaacccaaaaatgtgcagaataggtggattggctacgctaaattgccccttaattggaaaaaaataattgggtaatctaaatttattttaaaaagatatggggcccaaaaccgctgacaatactccaaatggggtctgaccagagccttatatagcctcagaagtacatccctggtcttttattctagccctctcgacattgtGTTTGCCtacttaactgccgactgaatctgcacgttaaacTTAAGAGAATCATGTACACGctttcccaagtccctttgtgcttctgatttgctAAGCATCTTCCTATTTCGAAAATGGTCTATACCTCCATTTCTCCTttaaagtacataacctcac
This genomic interval carries:
- the gdf3 gene encoding protein DVR-1, yielding IQLSGGVVNQQISWSRNVLLDTRANWSGRYRRNNQLIRRGEVLVIWIRKWINNQPGGGPISELGSLPWLCMRTRLYFNLSVLEEVEELTFAQLELTLLGDPYPIPGAAATCTLSIWKAGETPSSRQELIASQSFQTLHGSLYFDLTRITRAWRRPSSNQGAFLEVGSSSTGDERASSTACAQIARELRVSLLVVTLNREKCKASRKKRSSFQLPLAFSRVCKRRRLHIQFKDVGWQHWIIAPQGYMANYCHGECPYPLSESLNGTNHAILQTLVHATDPDHTPQPCCVPIKLSPISMLYYDNNDNVVLRHYDDMVVDECGCR